One Odocoileus virginianus isolate 20LAN1187 ecotype Illinois unplaced genomic scaffold, Ovbor_1.2 Unplaced_Contig_25, whole genome shotgun sequence genomic window carries:
- the LOC139034110 gene encoding protein SET-like: protein MSAPAAKVSKKELNSNHDGADETSEKEQQEAIEHIDEVQNEIDRLNEQASEEILKVEQKYNKLRQPFFQKRSELIAKIPNFWVTTFVNHPQVSALLGEEDEEALHYLTRVEVTEFEDIKSGYRIDFYFDENPYFENKILSKEFHLNESGDPSSKSTEIKWKSGKDLTKRSSQTQNKASRKRQHEEPESFFTWFTDHSDAGADELGEVIKDDIWPNPLQYYLVPDMDDEEGEGEEDDDDDEEEEGLEDIDEEGDEDEGEEDEDDDEGEEGEEDEGEDD, encoded by the coding sequence ATGTCGGCGCCGGCGGCCAAAGTCAGTAAAAAGGAGCTCAACTCCAACCACGACGGGGCCGACGAGACCTCagaaaaagaacagcaagaagcaATTGAACATATTgatgaagtacaaaatgaaatagaCAGACTTAATGAACAAGCCAGTGAGGAGATTTTGAAAGTAGAACAGAAATATAACAAACTCCGCCAACCATTTTTTCAGAAGAGGTCAGAATTGATCGCCAAAATCCCCAATTTTTGGGTAACAACATTTGTTAACCATCCACAAGTGTCTGCACTGCTTGGGGAGGAGGATGAAGAGGCGCTGCATTATTTGACAAGAGTTGAAGTGACAGAATTTGAAGACATTAAATCAGGTTAcagaatagatttttattttgatgaaaaccCTTACTTCgaaaataaaattctctccaAAGAATTTCATCTGAATGAGAGTGGTGACCCATCTTCAAAGTCCACTGAAATCAAATGGAAATCTGGAAAGGATTTGACGAAACGATCAAGTCAAACACAGAATAAAGCCAGCAGGAAGAGACAGCATGAGGAACCAGAAAGCTTCTTCACCTGGTTTACTGATCATTCTGATGCAGGTGCAGATGAATTAGGAGAGGTCATCAAAGATGATATTTGGCCAAATCCGTTACAGTACTACTTGGTTCCTGACATGGATgatgaggaaggggaaggagaagaggatgacgatgatgatgaagaggaggaaggatTGGAAGATATTGATGAAGAAGGGGATGAGGATGAAGgtgaagaagatgaagatgatgatgagggggaggaaggagaggaagatgaaGGAGAAGATGACTAA
- the SCML2 gene encoding sex comb on midleg-like protein 2 isoform X1: MFLLTNLIVCYIYIHIFHQVCVYINKHGNCGPHLDQKKIQQLPDHFGPGPVNVVLRRTVQACVDCAIQSKTVFGFLKPDHRGGEVITAAFDGEVHSIQLPPVNSASFVLRFLENLCHSLQCDNLLSSQPFSSYRGNTHSPEENDQNKPVEDITEKKITKRPSEQPLPYVAPLSPKQPKIIVPASKEEVLPSEEDGMAKEEKLSEESKKSSPSSANSLSPARKNPISIHTPVSMNDSQSMPCTSSPKVVETKSSIKSSQLEVEFEMQRESEVEAPSYIAEPDPSVLKQGFSKDPATWSVDEVIQFLKHKDPQKSGPLAELFRQHEIDGKALLLLKSDVIMKYMGLKLGPALKLCYYIEKLKEGKYN; encoded by the exons ATGTTCCTTCTAACCAATCTCATTGTTTGttatatctatatacacatttttcatcaagtctgtgtgtatataaacaAACATGGAAACTGTGGCCCTCACCTGGATCAGAAGAAAATCCAGCAGCTGCCAGACCACTTTGGCCCAGGCCCTGTCAATGTGGTGCTCCGGCGGACGGTGCAGGCCTGTGTCGATTGTGCCATTCAAAGTAAGACTGTTTTTGGATTCCTTAAGCCAGATCATCGTGGAGGAGAAGTGATAACCG CTGCTTTTGATGGGGAAGTTCATTCCATCCAGCTGCCTCCAGTTAACAGTGCATCATTTGTTCTTCGCTTTCTCGAGAACTTGTGCCACAGCCTGCAGTGTGATAACCTTTTGAGTAGCCAGCCTTTTAGCTCTTATAGAGGTAATACTCATAGTCCTGaagaaaatgatcaaaataaACCAG TAGAagatataacagaaaagaaaatcaccaaaCGACCATCTGAGCAACCTCTGCCTTATGTTGCTCCTCTCTCTCCTAAGCAACCCAAAATAATAGTGCCTGCCTCTAAAG aggAAGTATTACCTTCTGAGGAAGATGGCATGGCCAAAGAGGAAAAGCTTTCTGAAGAGTCCAAGAAATCATCACCTAGTTCAGCAAATTCTTTGAGTCCTGCCAGAAAAAATCCTATAAGCATTCATACTCCAGTCTCCATGAATGATTCTCAAAGTATGCCATGCACCTCAAGCCCCAAAGTGGTGGAGACCAAATCATCTATCAAGAGTAGTCAGCTTGAAGTTGAATTTGAAATGCAGAGGGAAAGTGAAG TTGAAGCTCCAAGTTATATAGCTGAACCTGACCCCAGTGTCCTGAAGCAAGGCTTCTCTAAGGACCCTGCAACCTGGTCTGTGGATGAAGTGATACAGTTTTTGAAACATAAAGATCCTCAGAAATCAGGCCCCCTTGCTGAACTCTTCAGGCAACAT GAAATTGATGGGAAGGCTCTGCTACTACTCAAAAGTGATGTGATTATGAAGTATATGGGGCTGAAACTGGGGCCAGCCTTAAAGTTATGTTATTATATTGAAAAacttaaagaaggaaaatataattga
- the SCML2 gene encoding sex comb on midleg-like protein 2 isoform X3, translating to MFLLTNLIVCYIYIHIFHQVCVYINKHGNCGPHLDQKKIQQLPDHFGPGPVNVVLRRTVQACVDCAIQSKTVFGFLKPDHRGGEVITAAFDGEVHSIQLPPVNSASFVLRFLENLCHSLQCDNLLSSQPFSSYRGNTHSPEENDQNKPEEVLPSEEDGMAKEEKLSEESKKSSPSSANSLSPARKNPISIHTPVSMNDSQSMPCTSSPKVVETKSSIKSSQLEVEFEMQRESEVEAPSYIAEPDPSVLKQGFSKDPATWSVDEVIQFLKHKDPQKSGPLAELFRQHEIDGKALLLLKSDVIMKYMGLKLGPALKLCYYIEKLKEGKYN from the exons ATGTTCCTTCTAACCAATCTCATTGTTTGttatatctatatacacatttttcatcaagtctgtgtgtatataaacaAACATGGAAACTGTGGCCCTCACCTGGATCAGAAGAAAATCCAGCAGCTGCCAGACCACTTTGGCCCAGGCCCTGTCAATGTGGTGCTCCGGCGGACGGTGCAGGCCTGTGTCGATTGTGCCATTCAAAGTAAGACTGTTTTTGGATTCCTTAAGCCAGATCATCGTGGAGGAGAAGTGATAACCG CTGCTTTTGATGGGGAAGTTCATTCCATCCAGCTGCCTCCAGTTAACAGTGCATCATTTGTTCTTCGCTTTCTCGAGAACTTGTGCCACAGCCTGCAGTGTGATAACCTTTTGAGTAGCCAGCCTTTTAGCTCTTATAGAGGTAATACTCATAGTCCTGaagaaaatgatcaaaataaACCAG aggAAGTATTACCTTCTGAGGAAGATGGCATGGCCAAAGAGGAAAAGCTTTCTGAAGAGTCCAAGAAATCATCACCTAGTTCAGCAAATTCTTTGAGTCCTGCCAGAAAAAATCCTATAAGCATTCATACTCCAGTCTCCATGAATGATTCTCAAAGTATGCCATGCACCTCAAGCCCCAAAGTGGTGGAGACCAAATCATCTATCAAGAGTAGTCAGCTTGAAGTTGAATTTGAAATGCAGAGGGAAAGTGAAG TTGAAGCTCCAAGTTATATAGCTGAACCTGACCCCAGTGTCCTGAAGCAAGGCTTCTCTAAGGACCCTGCAACCTGGTCTGTGGATGAAGTGATACAGTTTTTGAAACATAAAGATCCTCAGAAATCAGGCCCCCTTGCTGAACTCTTCAGGCAACAT GAAATTGATGGGAAGGCTCTGCTACTACTCAAAAGTGATGTGATTATGAAGTATATGGGGCTGAAACTGGGGCCAGCCTTAAAGTTATGTTATTATATTGAAAAacttaaagaaggaaaatataattga
- the SCML2 gene encoding sex comb on midleg-like protein 2 isoform X2 — protein sequence MFLLTNLIVCYIYIHIFHQVCVYINKHGNCGPHLDQKKIQQLPDHFGPGPVNVVLRRTVQACVDCAIQSKTVFGFLKPDHRGGEVITAAFDGEVHSIQLPPVNSASFVLRFLENLCHSLQCDNLLSSQPFSSYRGNTHSPEENDQNKPEDITEKKITKRPSEQPLPYVAPLSPKQPKIIVPASKEEVLPSEEDGMAKEEKLSEESKKSSPSSANSLSPARKNPISIHTPVSMNDSQSMPCTSSPKVVETKSSIKSSQLEVEFEMQRESEVEAPSYIAEPDPSVLKQGFSKDPATWSVDEVIQFLKHKDPQKSGPLAELFRQHEIDGKALLLLKSDVIMKYMGLKLGPALKLCYYIEKLKEGKYN from the exons ATGTTCCTTCTAACCAATCTCATTGTTTGttatatctatatacacatttttcatcaagtctgtgtgtatataaacaAACATGGAAACTGTGGCCCTCACCTGGATCAGAAGAAAATCCAGCAGCTGCCAGACCACTTTGGCCCAGGCCCTGTCAATGTGGTGCTCCGGCGGACGGTGCAGGCCTGTGTCGATTGTGCCATTCAAAGTAAGACTGTTTTTGGATTCCTTAAGCCAGATCATCGTGGAGGAGAAGTGATAACCG CTGCTTTTGATGGGGAAGTTCATTCCATCCAGCTGCCTCCAGTTAACAGTGCATCATTTGTTCTTCGCTTTCTCGAGAACTTGTGCCACAGCCTGCAGTGTGATAACCTTTTGAGTAGCCAGCCTTTTAGCTCTTATAGAGGTAATACTCATAGTCCTGaagaaaatgatcaaaataaACCAG AagatataacagaaaagaaaatcaccaaaCGACCATCTGAGCAACCTCTGCCTTATGTTGCTCCTCTCTCTCCTAAGCAACCCAAAATAATAGTGCCTGCCTCTAAAG aggAAGTATTACCTTCTGAGGAAGATGGCATGGCCAAAGAGGAAAAGCTTTCTGAAGAGTCCAAGAAATCATCACCTAGTTCAGCAAATTCTTTGAGTCCTGCCAGAAAAAATCCTATAAGCATTCATACTCCAGTCTCCATGAATGATTCTCAAAGTATGCCATGCACCTCAAGCCCCAAAGTGGTGGAGACCAAATCATCTATCAAGAGTAGTCAGCTTGAAGTTGAATTTGAAATGCAGAGGGAAAGTGAAG TTGAAGCTCCAAGTTATATAGCTGAACCTGACCCCAGTGTCCTGAAGCAAGGCTTCTCTAAGGACCCTGCAACCTGGTCTGTGGATGAAGTGATACAGTTTTTGAAACATAAAGATCCTCAGAAATCAGGCCCCCTTGCTGAACTCTTCAGGCAACAT GAAATTGATGGGAAGGCTCTGCTACTACTCAAAAGTGATGTGATTATGAAGTATATGGGGCTGAAACTGGGGCCAGCCTTAAAGTTATGTTATTATATTGAAAAacttaaagaaggaaaatataattga